Proteins encoded together in one Lathyrus oleraceus cultivar Zhongwan6 chromosome 5, CAAS_Psat_ZW6_1.0, whole genome shotgun sequence window:
- the LOC127085856 gene encoding disease resistance protein RPS2 — protein sequence MNIITSIASNVTLPVIREFTYVLMYNQNLINLETQIQKLQREEKEMRHSVEAAKRNGEEIEDTVHDWFLRGQAAIQEAQDFLHGEDKERVGCLDVYSRYTKSQRAKTLVDLISEIKNETFDRISYRCALKCNFSSSARGYVDLESRTEMLNEIMNVLKEDSNVHMIGLYGMAGVGKTALVKELAWRAENDGVFDLVVMANVTNSPDMGMIRAEIADGLGLRFDELTEVGRASRLRQRIRQEMKILVILDDVWGKLSLTEVGVPFGDDHKGCKVLATSRDLNVLTANLGAKKVYRLEVLSEDESWSLFEKKGGDVVKDLSIQPVAMKVAKSSAGLPLLIINLVEALKNKDLYAWNDALEQLTNFDFDGCFYSKVHSAIELSYDHLESQELKTFFLLLGSMGNAYNIKDMLVFGWCLGLHKHVDTLADGRNSLYKLIDNLRDACFLLEGERDSVAVLEVVSNVAASIGSKVKPFFTAERNAELKEWPRKDVLKNCHHIFLDWCLINELPERLECPNLKILKINSQGNYLKVHDNFFDQMKELKVLSLGGVNCTPSLPLSLALLTNLQALTLCKCILEDITVVGEITGLEILNLEKSELRVIPPEIGHLINLRLLDLTDCSKLEIVPRNLISSLTSLEELYMGMSNTQWEVKVKEIERHNNNSILGELRNLHHLSTLNMQINDTSIFPRDLFSFGKLESYKILIGDGWKFSEDESENYKNSRVLKLNLSMDSSILMDYGIKFLMAHAEDLYIAELKGVKDVLYELNDEGFSQLKHLNIQNCDEMEEIIGSTIWSNHDHAFPNLESLIIHNMMKLERICSDPFPTQAFSKLQVIEVKNCDMMEFVFLHSTVKHLSELVEIEISECRFMSYIIAKQRQEDAGQTDKFSLPKMRSLTLESLPSLVSLSPESCISDTENSNDVYSQLLSDEVEFPCLETLKLHSINVQRIWDDQLLSHSCFENLTNLTVDGCERLKYLFSYSVAEKLVKLEHLLISSCKLVEKIFVRDEITSNIFHRKSPVEMAPLFPNLETLVISQMDNLKSIWPGKLIQNSFCKLKKLEITSCNQLLNVFPSHVPNKLQSMESLNLGYCLALVVVYEIDAIREQELEIEIPLKTLSLEHLPNLEYLWNKDPRGKIKFQNLFMVKATKCKSLKHVFPFSVAKDLLQLHELEVSDCGVEEIIAKDQGEVEEYVGLVFSRLLSLKFLNLQELRCFCSGNHNFRFPLLNELYVIECPKMETFSHGILRASILRRICLNENGDQPYWEGDLNTTIRKLFSKDFQGRSLVS from the exons ATGAATATAATTACTAGCATAGCTTCAAACGTGACTTTACCCGTCATTCGAGAATTCACTTATGTATTGATGTACAATCAAAACCTCATCAATCTCGAGACTCAGATTCAGAAGTTGCAGAGGGAGGAGAAAGAAATGCGGCACAGTGTTGAAGCTGCCAAAAGGAACGGCGAGGAGATTGAAGACACCGTGCACGACTGGTTTCTTAGAGGCCAAGCAGCCATACAAGAGGCGCAAGACTTTCTTCACGGCGAAGATAAAGAGAGAGTTGGATGCTTAGATGTCTACTCTAGGTATACCAAGAGTCAGAGAGCGAAAACCCTAGTGGATCTGATTTCTGAGATAAAAAACGAAACGTTTGATCGGATTTCCTATCGTTGCGCTTTGAAATGCAATTTCAGTTCTAGTGCTAGAGGTTATGTGGATTTGGAATCGAGAACGGAAATGTTGAATGAGATTATGAATGTGTTGAAAGAGGATTCTAATGTGCATATGATTGGTTTGTATGGAATGGCTGGTGTAGGTAAAACTGCATTGGTGAAGGAGCTCGCATGGAGAGCTGAGAATGATGGTGTATTTGATCTTGTAGTGATGGCGAATGTGACGAATTCTCCTGACATGGGAATGATTCGAGCTGAAATAGCCGACGGGTTAGGGCTTAGGTTTGATGAGCTGACTGAGGTGGGAAGGGCGAGTCGGTTACGTCAAAGGATTAGGCAAGAGATGAAGATTCTTGTGATATTAGACGATGTTTGGGGAAAGCTTAGTTTAACCGAGGTCGGTGTTCCTTTCGGAGACGATCATAAAGGTTGCAAAGTATTGGCGACTTCTAGAGATCTTAATGTGTTGACTGCTAACTTAGGTGCAAAGAAGGTTTATAGACTTGAAGTTTTGTCAGAGGATGAGAGTTGGAGTTTGTTTGAAAAGAAGGGAGGGGATGTTGTTAAAGATCTTAGTATTCAGCCGGTAGCAATGAAAGTAGCGAAAAGTTCCGCTGGTTTGCCGCTTTTGATTATTAATTTGGTGGAGGCATTGAAGAACAAGGATTTATATGCTTGGAATGATGCACTTGAGCAGTTAACGAATTTCGACTTTGATGGATGTTTTTATTCGAAAGTGCATTCAGCTATTGAACTAAGTTACGATCATTTAGAAAGTCAAGAACTTAAAACTTTCTTCCTTCTGTTAGGTTCTATGGGAAATGCTTACAACATAAAAGACATGCTTGTGTTCGGTTGGTGTTTAGGTTTGCATAAACACGTTGATACTTTGGCAGATGGAAGAAACAGCCTTTACAAATTAATAGACAACTTGAGAGATGCTTGTTTTTTGCTTGAAGGTGAAAGAGATTCAGTTGCGGTGCTTGAAGTTGTAAGCAATGTGGCTGCATCCATCGGGTCAAAGGTCAAGCCGTTCTTTACCGCGGAGAGGAACGCTGAATTAAAAGAATGGCCAAGAAAAGATGTTTTGAAAAACTGTCATCATATTTTCTTGGATTGGTGTTTGATCAATGAACTTCCTGAAAGGTTAGAATGTCCTAACTTGAAGATACTCAAAATCAACTCTCAAGGTAACTATTTGAAAGTTCATGATAATTTCTTTGATCAAATGAAAGAACTTAAGGTACTAAGTTTAGGAGGTGTCAATTGTACTCCATCACTTCCTTTGTCTCTCGCACTTTTGACAAACCTCCAAGCACTCACTCTATGTAAATGCATTTTGGAAGACATTACTGTTGTTGGTGAAATCACAGGTTTAGAGATTCTTAATCTTGAAAAATCCGAGCTTAGAGTGATCCCTCCTGAAATAGGCCATTTGATTAATCTCCGGTTACTAGATTTGACCGATTGCTCGAAACTAGAAATAGTACCTCGTAATCTGATATCTAGCCTCACAAGCTTAGAAGAGCTCTATATGGGAATGTCTAACACTCAATGGGAGGTTAAGGTTAAAGAAATCGAAAGACACAACAATAATTCAATTCTAGGCGAGTTGAGAAATCTGCATCACCTATCAACTTTGAATATGCAGATAAACGATACATCAATTTTTCCTAGAGACTTGTTTTCCTTCGGAAAACTAGAAAGTTACAAGATTTTGATTGGAGATGGATGGAAATTTTCTGAGGATGAATCCGAGAACTACAAAAATTCAAGAGTTCTTAAGCTAAATTTGAGCATGGATTCAAGCATTCTTATGGATTACGGAATAAAATTCTTGATGGCTCACGCCGAAGATTTGTATATAGCTGAACTGAAGG GTGTCAAAGATGTACTATATGAATTAAACGATGAAGGATTTTCACAATTGAAGCATCTGAATATTCAAAATTGTGATGAAATGGAAGAAATTATTGGATCAACCATATGGTCTAATCATGATCATGCTTTTCCAAACTTGGAATCTTTGATCATTCACAATATGATGAAATTGGAGAGAATATGCAGTGATCCATTTCCAACACAGGCTTTTTCAAAACTACAAGTTATTGAAGTGAAAAACTGTGATATGATGGAATTTGTTTTCTTGCATTCAACTGTTAAACACCTTTCAGAACTTGTAGAAATTGAGATATCTGAATGTAGATTTATGAGCTATATCATAGCTAAGCAAAGACAAGAGGATGCTGGACAAACCGACAAGTTCTCGCTCCCGAAAATGCGTTCTCTTACACTTGAATCTTTACCTTCTCTTGTTAGTCTCTCTCCCGAGTCATGCATTAGTGATACCGAAAACAGCAACGATGTCTATAGTCAACTTTTGAGTGATGAG GTTGAATTTCCATGTTTGGAGACCTTGAAGCTTCATTCAATCAATGTCCAGAGGATATGGGATGATCAGCTTCTGTCGCATTCTTGCTTTGAAAATTTGACCAATTTGACCGTAGATGGTTGTGAAAGGTTGAAATATCTTTTTTCATACTCAGTGGCTGAAAAACTCGTCAAACTTGAACATCTTTTAATCAGTTCATGCAAACTGGTAGAGAAGATATTTGTCCGCGATGAAATTACGAGTAACATTTTTCATAGAAAATCTCCGGTTGAAATG GCTCCACTCTTCCCCAACTTGGAGACATTGGTGATTTCACAGATGGACAACTTGAAGTCAATATGGCCGGGGAAACTCATTCAAAATTCTTTTTGCAAATTGAAAAAATTGGAAATCACATCATGTAACCAGCTTTTGAATGTGTTCCCAAGTCATGTGCCAAACAAATTACAAAGCATGGAATCATTGAATTTAGGGTACTGTCTTGCACTGGTAGTTGTATATGAAATAGATGCTATAAGAGAACAAGAGCTTGAAATTGAGATTCCACTGAAAACTTTATCTCTAGAACATTTACCAAATCTTGAGTATTTATGGAATAAGGATCCTCGAGGAAAAATCAAGTTTCAAAACCTGTTTATGGTAAAAGCTACAAAATGCAAAAGCCTAAAACATGTTTTTCCATTTTCTGTGGCCAAAGATCTTTTGCAACTACATGAGCTAGAGGTAAGTGATTGTGGTGTCGAGGAAATTATTGCAAAGGATCAAGGAGAGGTAGAGGAATATGTTGGACTTGTTTTCTCAAGATTACTATCCTTAAAGTTTTTGAATTTGCAAGAACTTAGATGCTTTTGTAGTGGAAATCACAACTTCAGATTTCCATTGTTGAATGAATTATATGTGATTGAGTGTCCTAAAATGGAGACTTTCTCTCATGGAATCTTAAGGGCGTCGATTCTTAGAAGAATTTGTTTGAACGAGAATGGAGATCAACCGTATTGGGAAGGTGACCTTAATACTACTATAAGAAAGCTTTTCAGCAAAG ATTTCCAAGGAAGATCATTGGTTTCATAA
- the LOC127085857 gene encoding protein TRIGALACTOSYLDIACYLGLYCEROL 1, chloroplastic, producing MQTAFYSHPVFCFSCRNLSTNAKSNSVKIRAHYPSQLDSKFEFNRRPHTYNSHFNIKPNRLFVLPNTNDGHPTASTVDDETNTNHAPNVISPMFLDNWSPPRYLWRGLSVLILAGQVVMKILKGKVHWRNTLQQLERVGPKSVGVCLLTSAFVGMAFTIQFVREFTRLGLNRSVGGVLALAFSRELSPVVTAIVVAGRIGSAFAAELGTMQVSEQIDTLRVLGSDPVDYLVTPRVIASCIALPLLTLLCFTLGLASSALLADGVYGISINIILDSAQRSLRAWDIISAMIKSGAFGAIISIVSCAWGVTTMGGAKGVGESTTSAVVISLVGIFIADFALSCCFFQGAGDQLKNCM from the exons ATGCAAACAGCATTTTATAGCCATCCCGTATTCTGCTTCTCTTGCAG AAACTTAAGTACAAATGCAAAGAGTAATTCGGTTAAAATTCGTGCACATTATCCCTCTCAACTAGACTCAAAATTTGAATTCAATAGGAGGCCTCATACTTATAACTCTCACTTCAACATTAAACCAAACAGATTGTTTGTGCTCCCTAACACAAATGATGGCCACCCGACTGCTTCTACAGTGGACGATGAAACAAACACAAATCATGCTCCTAATGTTATATCGCCAATGTTTCTCGACAATTGGTCACCGCCAAGGTACCTATGGAGAGGATTATCAGTTTTAATCCTAGCAGGGCAGGTAGTTATGAAGATTTTAAAGGGAAAGGTTCATTGGAGGAACACTCTTCAACAACTGGAGAGAGTTGGTCCAAAATCGGTTGGAGTATGTCTTTTAACCTCGGCTTTTGTTGGCATGGCATTCACAATACAATTCGTGAGAGAGTTCACTAGGTTAGGATTGAATAGATCAGTAGGTGGTGTCTTAGCTCTTGCTTTCTCTAGGGAGCTAAGTCCAGTTGTTACAGCAATAGTTGTTGCCGGACGCATCGGAAGTGCTTTTGCAGCAGAATTAGGAACTATGCAGGTTTCTGAACAAATTGACACATTGAGAGTTCTCGGTTCAGACCCTGTCGATTACCTAGTGACACCAAGAGTGATTGCTTCTTGTATTGCCTTACCTCTTTTGACCTTATTGTGTTTCACATTAGGGTTAGCGTCTAGCGCTCTTCTTGCGGATGGTGTTTACGGAATTAGCATTAACATTATATTGGATTCGGCTCAACGATCTCTCCGAGCATGGGACATTATTAGTGCGATGATAAAGTCGGGGGCTTTTGGTGCTATCATATCTATAGTGAGCTGTGCTTGGGGAGTTACAACAATGGGAGGTGCTAAAGGTGTTGGAGAATCAACAACTTCAGCTGTTGTTATTTCTCTTGTTGGCATTTTCATTGCTGATTTTGCTCTTTCTTGTTGTTTCTTCCAAGGAGCTGGAGATCAGTTAAAGAATTGCATGTAG